The Apus apus isolate bApuApu2 chromosome 8, bApuApu2.pri.cur, whole genome shotgun sequence genome has a window encoding:
- the POLR2D gene encoding DNA-directed RNA polymerase II subunit RPB4: MAAGGADSRAADVEEDASQLVFPKEFETAETLLNSEVHMLLEHRKQQNESAEDEQELSEVFMKTLNYTARFSRFKNRETIASVRSLLLQKKLHKFELACLANLCPETAEEAKALIPSLEGRFEDEELQQILDDIQTKRSFQY; the protein is encoded by the exons AtggcggcgggcggcgcggaCTCGCGCGCGGCGGATGTGGAGGAGGACGCCTCGCAGCTCGTCTTCCCCAAAG AATTTGAAACTGCAGAAACTCTTCTAAATTCAGAAGTACATATGCTTCTTGAGCATCGCAAGCAACAGAATGAGAGTGCAGAAGATGAGCAGGAGCTTTCTGAAGTCTTCATGAAGACCTTGAACTACACAGCGCGTTTCAGCCGCTTCAAGAACCGTGAAACCATTGCCAGTGTCCGTAG TttgctgcttcagaaaaagCTCCATAAATTTGAATTGGCATGCTTGGCTAACTTGTGTCCTGAGACAGCTGAGGAGGCAAAAGCTTTGATTCCTAG CCTGGAGGGACGATTTGAAGATGAGGAATTACAGCAGATTCTTGACGACATTCAGACTAAACGCAGCTTCCAGTATTAA